From the Oryza glaberrima chromosome 5, OglaRS2, whole genome shotgun sequence genome, one window contains:
- the LOC127773495 gene encoding uncharacterized protein LOC127773495 — protein sequence MAEGFGRWEADPLFPAAECVQDSADRMEGVYRLLLHERKLIQDDTSHTKRRVSMQYERDVCTALGTTKWQLEQFEREVNAAALSNKSNSRENAILQFRQFIRAIAEQISQVEDSLESLRNDSIRTPKHSYLTEHDGDELASFLSGSRKDNHVIYSTGTDEIVELKLDSVPAVNGYHSTQERTSCEFRYSGEDVEGAAKPQCSCGENACEGDHNGSSTRGLDSDDSIGRKHHFRSKLSRKYHSFMRNLWFTNRGRESFTKRRKDGEVMDSLRNGSTLPSFNLPPAGRAMYFWPELIKRRLSKFKCSTHHKHLQVRLATVLLIALAVLGLLVLHVR from the exons ATGGCGGAGGGCTTCGGGCGGTGGGAGGCGGATCCGctcttccccgccgccgagTGCGTGCAGGACTCCGCCGACAG GATGGAGGGTGTGTACCGCTTGCTCTTGCATGAAAGAAAACTGATACAAGATGATACCTCACATACAAAACGTCGTGTATCAATGCAGTATGAGAGAGATGTGTGCACTGCTCTTGGAACAACAAAGTGGCAG TTGGAGCAATTTGAGCGAGAAGTGAATGCAGCGGCATTGTCTAATAAGTCAAATTCAAGGGAAAATGCCATCTTGCAATTTAGGCAATTTATTAGAGCTATAGCGGAGCAAATTTCTCAGGTGGAAGATAGTTTGGAGAGTCTTAGGAATGATTCCATTAGAACACCAAAACATTCATACTTGACTGAACATGATGGAGATGAATTGGCATCTTTTCTTTCTGGTAGTAGAAAGGATAATCATGTGATTTATTCCACTGGAACAGATGAAATTGTTGAGCTCAAGCTTGATAGTGTTCCTGCAGTAAATGGTTATCATTCCACCCAAGAACGTACATCATGTGAATTCAGATATTCAGGAGAAGATGTGGAAGGAGCAGCCAAGCCTCAATGTTCATGCGGGGAAAATGCATGTGAAGGAGATCATAATGGTAGCAGTACGCGTGGTTTGGATTCTGATGATTCAATAGGTAGGAAGCATCATTTCAGGAGCAAACTGAGCAGGAAATACCACAGTTTTATGCGGAATTTATGGTTTACAAATAGAGGACGTGAGAGTTTTACAAAGAGGAGGAAAGATGGAGAAGTTATGGATAGCTTGAGAAATGGAAGTACATTACCTTCATTCAATCTACCTCCAGCTGGAAGG gctATGTATTTCTGGCCTGAGCTTATCAAGAGGAGATTAAGTAAATTTAAATGCTCTACACATCACAAGCATCTTCAAGTCCGTTTAGCAACAGTACTACTAATTGCCCTTGCTGTACTTG GCTTGCTGGTTTTGCATGTGAGATGA
- the LOC127773493 gene encoding cell division protein FtsZ homolog 2-2, chloroplastic-like, which translates to MSTQLVFPSASNGGCPLSVSRNNFRKVVLGVGAGHLQGKKCFSGGSSRPSKLECSANSRRVGPRRTKDALYDLHPEISMLYGEDNGAVAAPGKEQDIVKTTERLEDVSASHRYSEPRIKVIGVGGGGSNAVNRMIESDMKGVEFWIVNTDFQAMRMSPIDPDNKLQIGQELTRGLGAGGNPEIGMNAAKESQELVEQAVSGADMVFVTAGMGGGTGTGGAPVIAGIAKSMGILTVGIVTTPFAFEGRRRALQAQEGIASLRSNVDTLIVIPNDKLLTAVSPNTPVTEAFNLADDILRQGVRGISDIITVPGLVNVDFADVRSVMSDAGSSLMGIGTATGKTRARDAALNAIQSPLLDIGIERATGIVWNITGGNDLTLTEVNAAAEVIYDLVDPGANLIFGSVIDPSYTGQVSITLIATGFKRQEEAESRQAGGDNSRSHSSWFSSSSQEEGPTLQIPEFLQRKGRSGFSRG; encoded by the exons ATGTCTACGCAGCTAGTGTTTCCCAGTGCTTCCAATGGCGGATGCCCATTGAGCGTTTCGCGGAACAATTTTAGGAAAGTGGTTCTGGGCGTCGGTGCGGGGCATCTCCAGGGAAAGAAGTGCTTTTCTGGTGGCTCTTCCCGCCCTAGCAAACTCGAGTGCTCTGCAAACTCGCGGCGAGTTGGGCCACGGCGCACCAAGGATGCCCTGTATGACCTCCACCCTGAGATCTCGATGCTGTATGGAGAGGATAATGGTGCAGTTGCTGCCCCGGGCAAGGAACAGGATATTGTCAAGACCACCGAGAGGCTGGAAGATGTATCTGCGTCGCACCGCTACAGTGAGCCGAGGATCAAAGTCATTGGCGTTGGAGGTGGTGGATCCAATGCTGTGAACAGGATGATTGAGAGCGACATGAAGGGGGTGGAATTCTGGATCGTGAATACTGATTTTCAGGCTATGAGAATGTCACCCATTGATCCGGATAATAAGTTGCAGATCGGCCAGGAGCTAACACGAGGTCTTGGTGCTGGTGGGAACCCGGAAATCGGCATGAATGCAGCCAAGGAAAGCCAGGAGTTGGTAGAACAAGCAGTTTCTGGTGCTGATATGGTTTTTGTGACT GCTGGAATGGGAGGAGGGACAGGCACAGGCGGGGCCCCAGTTATAGCAGGGATTGCAAAGTCCATGGGTATATTAACTGTTGGAATTGTGACAACCCCGTTTGCATTTGAGGGAAGGAGGCGTGCACTACAGGCGCAAGAAGGAATTGCGTCCTTAAGAAGCAATGTTGATACACTGATTGTAATTCCAAATGACAAATTGTTGACTGCTGTTTCTCCAAATACTCCTGTGACAGAAGCATTTAATTTGGCAGATGATATACTTCGGCAAGGTGTCCGTGGAATCTCAGATATAATCACT GTGCCAGGTTTGGTCAATGTTGACTTTGCTGATGTCCGATCAGTTATGTCGGATGCAGGGTCATCTTTGATGGGCATTGGAACTGCAACAG GTAAGACACGTGCCAGGGATGCTGCGCTTAATGCTATACAGTCTCCTCTTCTTGATATTGGCATTGAAAGAGCAACAGGAATTGTATGGAATATCACTGGAGGGAATGATCTAACCTTGACGGAG GTGAATGCAGCAGCTGAAGTGATATACGATCTTGTTGATCCTGGTGCAAATCTCATTTTTGGCTCTGTTATTGATCCATCGTATACTGGTCAA GTGAGCATAACCCTGATTGCAACTGGATTCAAGCGTCAGGAGGAGGCTGAGAGTCGACAG GCTGGTGGAGATAACAGCCGGAGCCACAGCAGTTGGTTTTCTTCATCATCCCAGGAAGAAGGCCCAACATTGCAGATCCCAGAGTTTTTGCAGAGGAAAGGGCGTTCAGGGTTTTCCAGAGGCTGA